The Castanea sativa cultivar Marrone di Chiusa Pesio chromosome 4, ASM4071231v1 sequence TAGTTATCCTGCATATTAATTTCCTGCATCTTGAATATTTACTATGTTTATCTTGACCCAAAGATCCCACAACCATGAGATACTTGCTGTATTTATCAGATTTACATgcctaaaaaaagaagaaaagaaagagagagactgATCTCTTTCACTCACATATGAAAGACCCCACGAAACACTATTGCACGTGAAACAGCATACGGTATTTCGGATGCATGCATCCTCACGTACACATGAGATGGGCTCCACACTTGCATTATCTTGTGAAACAAAGAGTCCAATGTAGGACAAAGAGGCGGAAGTTTCCCAGTTTTGGCTTTATATTCCGTGCGCTTTATCACAAGCGAGTGGCTTTTATCTGTACCTTTCTACTTTACACTCATCATACCGACACTAATTGCCTCTTCCTCTCGTATATCCTTCCCTAGATTACATTTTCATACactaatatctctctctctctctcagctatACTACAATTTACAACGTACTGATTTGTTTGTGGCTGTCAATACTGTTgagtttgtttggtttttagTGTTTTGGATATCCATATCTATGATCCCTTTAGGAATCGTTAAGTCACAAGTTACATAAATTCTTACATTTGGTGGGCTGTGTGTGTGAAAGTGTGAACCCGTTATTGTTTCACAAGACTTTGaactttgtaaaataaatagGAGTTGTGGACGAGTTTCTGTCTTTGGGgatctgggtttgtgttgattAACGATGGGAAGCTCAGAGGAGAGAGTTGTTGCTGTGATCATGGTTGGTGGACCCACCAAAGGTATGAGGTTGTTTCGTATGTACTGTAATTGGAATTCTTAATTCAGGTCGAGAATTGGAAATTTTGTGATCTTGGTAATAAAATTTGGCTGCTTGAATTGAATTGATGACACCCTTTGCTTGTTCTTGATAAATTTTACAGAAAACGTTGAAAACTGGTTTGATTCCAATGGAAGAGAATGAATTTTGATTCGAATGATGAAACCCAATTCGTatattctttgtaattttttggaaatattgttTCTGATGAGAAACTCTGACATTGTTCTCGTATTTGTTGAATATGATTGGTTACTTTTCAAATTTAGTTTGATTATTATTGTGAATTTTGACTTTGATGTTTAAAATGAGAGAGATTTCTTAACATgcaaaatttttggattttacagGTACTAGATTCCGACCACTTTCACTGAATATTCCAAAGCCCCTTTTTCCTTTAGCTGGACAGCCAATGGTTCATCATCCAATTTCTGCTTGTAAAAGGGTATATATTCTTGAAGTGAACTATAATGTGATTCTGTAATGTATGTGTCAGTTTCTTGCTTTTGAGTTTGCTGAGTAGTCCCAATTAACTCCTTTTCCATACAGATTCCCAACTTAGCTCAGATCTATCTCGTTGGTTTTTATGAGGAACGTGAATTTGCATTATACGTATCCTCCATCTCTAATGAGCTAAAAGTCCCTGTTAGGTAACATTTTGTCTAGCTTTCCCGATAAATTTATTAGCTTATTTCTCACAATTATCATATGGATATTGATTTTTGAGTAACTGTTTATTCTTCTCGTTGATGGGGGTTTCAGATACTTGAAGGAAGACAAGCCACATGGTTCAGCTGGTGGACTTTATAACTTCAGGGATCTGATCATGGAAGATAGCCCGGTATTTGCCTTTGACTTTTGCTTTGTCTCTGATTCATAATTACAACTCTACTCTTTAATAttatttctaatatttaatGTCTCTTTAAATTCTCTCTCTGCTCTCCTTTTCTTGGTTTACTTTGAAATGAAATGTGTTAAAAATCTGATACTGATTCTGAAATTTTGTGTGGCAGTCGCATATTTTCTTGCTCAATTGCGATGTTTGCTGTAGTTTTCCACTGCCAGAAATGCTTGGTAATTGCTTCCTTCTTGTAAAGATGggatctttattttttgttgggcTTCTAGTGAAAATCTATAATTTGCCTGTTCTTATGTTCTTTCTTAATGTCTTGCATGTACAATTTTTTGTGAAGCAGTAACTTCAAGTCCTTAGTTGTTGATTTATACTAGGcttgccaaaaaaaattatcactttcTTTACCTGTTTGCAGAGGCTCACAGAATATATGGTGGGATGGGAACAATCTTAGTGATCAAAGTAGGTTTAACAAATGCAGAAGCAAAATTCTGCGAGAGCATCATTATTTGATGTTATTATCTATGTCGTCTTTTCCATGTTTGGGCTTCAATCTTCTTTCCATGTGCAGGTTTCTGCCGAGACAGCAAATGAGTTTGGAGAATTGGTAGCTGATCCAGTCACCAATGAACTGTTGCATTACACAGAAAAACCTGAAACTTTTGTATGTAAAACATGCAGACATTCAACTCTTAGCATATTCTTAAGCATTGTTGTTTCCTTTTCTggtaaattgagttttgaagtTCTTTTCTTCCCTGTTTTCTCTTTGggtgttcttatattttgatgtAATGCAGGTAAGTGACCGAATAAATTGTGGTGTCTACATATTTACCCCAGATATTTTTACTGCCATCGAGGAGGTTTCCACTCAGAGGAAAGACAGAGGTTAGTGATATAGGTCTCTAATTACATTGCCTTGCCGCAGCGTGTGCTACTTTGAAGTTCCTCAAAGAAAATGATTCATATTTAGTTTACAGATTCTCCAAACTCACAAGGATATACTGTATAACTATTAGGGTCTAGAACTCCAATTTGAtacttattttgaatttgtgccattgactctctctttttatttttatttttggggggaATGCAATACATTTAACCTGGTGTTTAATGAAACTATGCATCAGTATTTATCATGCTGAAATCTGGATTCTCATTTTGTTATTTGCAGCTAATCTGAGACGTGTATCCAGCTTTGAAGCCCTCCAGTCAGCAACAAGGTTTGACCTTTTTACTAGCTCTGAATTTTCCATTGGTGTTTCTATACTTCCGGAATGTAGCAGTGACAACAGATATACAGTTTAGCAGTGCTATACTACATAAATAACCTGTTTCTCTATTTAAGCTCAGCATAATGTCTGTGGTAAATCTATTCTAAATGTTGTGGTTGATTTGCAAATTTATGCTAATGAAGCACAGCATAAATG is a genomic window containing:
- the LOC142631691 gene encoding uncharacterized protein LOC142631691 isoform X2, giving the protein MGSSEERVVAVIMVGGPTKGTRFRPLSLNIPKPLFPLAGQPMVHHPISACKRIPNLAQIYLVGFYEEREFALYVSSISNELKVPVRYLKEDKPHGSAGGLYNFRDLIMEDSPSHIFLLNCDVCCSFPLPEMLEAHRIYGGMGTILVIKVSAETANEFGELVADPVTNELLHYTEKPETFVSDRINCGVYIFTPDIFTAIEEVSTQRKDRANLRRVSSFEALQSATRSLPTDFVRLDQDILSPLAGKKQLYTYETMDFWEQIKTPGMSLKCSGLYLAQFRFTSPHLLAHGDGTKSAAITGDVYVHPSAKVHPSAKIGPNVSISANARIGAGVRLISCIILDDVEIKENAVIIHAIVGWKSSVGRWSRVQVKL
- the LOC142631691 gene encoding uncharacterized protein LOC142631691 isoform X1 encodes the protein MGSSEERVVAVIMVGGPTKGTRFRPLSLNIPKPLFPLAGQPMVHHPISACKRIPNLAQIYLVGFYEEREFALYVSSISNELKVPVRYLKEDKPHGSAGGLYNFRDLIMEDSPSHIFLLNCDVCCSFPLPEMLEAHRIYGGMGTILVIKVSAETANEFGELVADPVTNELLHYTEKPETFVSDRINCGVYIFTPDIFTAIEEVSTQRKDRANLRRVSSFEALQSATRSLPTDFVRLDQDILSPLAGKKQLYTYETMDFWEQIKTPGMSLKCSGLYLAQFRFTSPHLLAHGDGTKSAAITGDVYVHPSAKVHPSAKIGPNVSISANARIGAGVRLISCIILDDVEIKENAVIIHAIVGWKSSVGRWSRVQASGDYNAKLGVTILGEAVTVEDEVVVTSSIVLPNKTLNVSVQDEIIL